Genomic segment of Aerosakkonema funiforme FACHB-1375:
TCGATCTATGTTAAGGTGTGAGGAAGTGATTCCAGAATTTGATGAAAACGGCAATCTGCCACCTGGAGTGCATTTTTGCGAATGGGAAGAGTTTGTAGAACGATTCGGAACCAACGATCTGAGGTTGCGCTTAATGCGTGGGCTGCGAATGGCAATGGAACAACTCAAAGCAGCTGGTTGTCGCACAATTTATATCAATGGTAGCTTTGTTACTTGGCGATCGCACTTTAGTGTAAGCATGGCTAATAAAAACTGTTTATTAGCATTGTTGCGGGTATGAATTTAACTACAACCGAATCAATACGAACTTTGCGACAGTCCGATTAGAGAGGAAATTGTACTATGGAAATAGAGAAATATAAAGAATTAATTAAATCAATTATCGAAAAACATAGTCAGTGCGATAGCGACGATTGCGAAGTGGAAACTCAAATTGCTTTCGATGTCGATCGCGATCGCTATCTGATGTTTCATGTCGGGTGGCGTGGAGAAAGACGAGTGTTTGGATGTGTTATTCACATTGAGATTAGAGAGGGAAAAATTTGGATTCAACGAGATGGAACTGAGGTGGGGATAGCGAATGAGTTAATTGAAGCTGGAGTGCCTAAGTCTGATATCGTGCTAGGATACAGGTCGCCTTATATGCGGAAGTTTACAGAATTGGCGGTGGGGTAGTAATGAAATTAGAGAGGCGATCGCGTTTCTTCTGGTAATTGCAGCTTTCTTGGGTATCATATAGTCTTGTCTTCTCTTTATCTGGGGCATAATGGCCAAATTACCAGAGCAAACTTTAACTACTATCTTTTACTTGCAGCGACGGTTGGTAGAACTGATTGATGAAGCCAAAGCTACAGAGTTCGGCATATTTGAACGGTTTGGGGAGAATGAGGCAACCCTACCAGAATTAGATCAGATGCAGAGTAGTGTCGAGAGACTAAGAATGCCTTATTCGCGTTTGCATACCTTGGCGCTGGGAATAGCTGAATACCAGCCGCTCGCTCCTGATGCTATGCTGAACTTATTGGCTCAAACCATTCAGCAAACTGAGGCATTAATCGGTGCTGTAGAGGCAAGCATTTCTGAAACTAAACAAAACTGGAATCTGCCATGAATGAACAAGCTCAAATACCAGACCCCCAGACGAGAGCGCGAAGTGTTGCTAGGTGGCGCGAAGTTAACCAACAAATCGATTTAGTCACACTCCAGCTTGATGAATTAATTGCGATGGTAGAAGCTGGTTTGCGAGAACAACGTTTGGCTAGACTTCAAGGTAAGGGTAAAGCAGCAGAAACTATTAATGAGTAAGAGAGGGGGAGAGCGATTCCCTACGGGATAGCTACGCTTCACGCTAAGAGTGCAAGCATCGCTCTCTCTGGTATGCTCTCCCAAAAGCGTCCTCCTTCCCCGTTCCTCTAAATTACTTAATCGAGTGTCGCGGTTGGAGGTCAAGGAGTGTCAGTAAATGCGGATAAACCACATTTGTGGAAGTCAGATATTGCCCAGTCGGTTGATTTCTACAACAATTGGTTTATGCAGTTCGCTCCTCAAGCTTACCGCGATACTCGTTTAGTTACCACTCAACAAGTCGAATCGGCATTACAACAGACAGCTAATCTCACCAATATTACACCTGGTATACTGCAACAGTATCCATCTGTTCTTCCTATTCTAAGGATGGCGACAGCACCACCCATTGCGCGTGACCGTCTGATCGGTTTAGCTGGGGTGTCGTCCAACTTAGTCAAGAATATGGAAGAAAAACAGCGAATTCCACCCAAAACAGAGCGGGCTATTCTGGATACAGAACTGAGAAAAATCAGTCAAATCATTGCCAGACTAGCAGACAAAGATATCTTCTCATGGTTGGACACGGGACGGCAACCAACTGATACAGAAATTCACCGAGCAGCGACAATTGTTGCAGACCGTTTGTGTGGTGCTATTTCTGATCCAATTATTCGCAACGCGCAAGAGCGCAGACAGTTGGCTATGATTAGGCAATGGCTGGAAGAGCGCGGCTACTCGTATATTGGGGGAGGAACCCGATTAAGTTTTGAGAGAATGCAGCCTGGTACTTTTTCCTTTCGACTCAACATTCCCATAGTTTTACAGGGAGGTACTAAACAAATTAATATCCCAATTGATGTTGTAATTAAACCTCTTCAGTCGAGTTCAGATGAGCTACCGCTTTTGATTGAAGCGAAATCCGCCGGAGACTATACCAATCCCAATAAGCGAAGGAAAGAAGAAGCAGTTAAGATGGCTCAATTACGCAATAACTACGGTGAGAATATCCGTTTCATTCTGTTTCTTTGCGGTTATTTCGATAGCGGTTATTTGGGTTATGAAGCTGCTGAAGGGATTGACTGGGTATGGGAACATCGAATAGAAGACTTAGCAGTGTTTGGGATATGAATTTAACTACCACAGAATCAATACGAACTTTGCGACAGTTACAACTGGATAGTGCAAAAACCCAAACAGAGAGAAATAAGTTGGGTCAGTTTGCCACGCCTACAGCATTAGCAGCAGATATTTTGAAATATGCTAAAACGTTATTACCAACAGATCAAAAAATTCGTTTTCTTGACCCGGCTTTGGGGACGGGAGCGTTCTACTCTGCATTATTGCAGCAATTTTCTTTATCGCAAATTGTAGAAGCGATCGCATACGAAATTGACCCTCATTATGGAGATGAAGCGATCGAACTTTGGCGCGATACTCCACTTCAACTAAATATTGCAGATTTTACCAAGGCTGTACCACCCAATTCTGACAATACTAAAGCTAATTTGCTTATTTGCAATCCTCCTTATGTCCGACATCATCATTTGAGCCGAGTTGAAAAGCTGCGGTTGCAACGGGTAACAGAACAGACAGCCGGAATAAAACTCAGTCAGTTGGCTAGTCTTTACTGTCATTTCTTATGTATTTCAGATGCTTGGATGGCGACTGATGGGTTGGCTGGGTGGCTGATTCCTACTGGATTAATGGATGTAAATTACGGACAGCCAATTAAGGATTATCTGCTCAACCGCGTCACTTTGCTGCGAATTCATTGTTTCGATCCGGTGGACGTACAATTTGAGGATGCGTTGGTATCGTCCGCAGTGGTTTGGTTTAAGAAAGCTTTACCACCTGCTAACCATGCTGTTGAGTTCACCTACGGGGGAAGTCTGACAGAACCTAAGATGTCTGTGATGATGTCGTTGGAGTCGTTACGCGGTACAGCTAAGTGGACTAAGTTTGGGTTGGTGTCTGGTAGAGTGAGTTCTCAAGAACAGCCTTTGAAGCTGAAGGATTTATTCACTATAAAACGGGGGTTGGCGACGGGAGCGAATGATTTTTTTGTGTTGACACCGGAGCAAATTTCTGCATATCAATTGCCGAGCGAGTTTTTACAGCCAGTTTTGCCTTCTCCCCGGCTGTTATCCGTGGATGAAATTGAAGCAGATGGCTTGGGAAATCCGATTCTCGTTCACCAGCTTTTTCTGCTATCGTGCGATTTACCCCCAGATGTGGTGAAAGCTAAGTATCCTTCGCTTTGGGAATATTTGCAGATGGGGGTAGGGCAGGGGATTTGCGATCGCTATCTCTGCAAGCATCGCTCTCCCTGGTATGCTCAGGAAAAGCGTCCTCCTTCTCCGTTCCTCTGTACTTATATGGGTCGTCAGGATACTGGTAGAGGTAGACCTTTTCGATTTATCCTCAATCATTCAAGGGCGACAGCTACCAATGTTTACTTGATGTTGTATCCTAAGCCTGCTCTTGCCAAAGTGCTTTTAGAGAAGCCAAAATTGCTGAAAGAGGTGTGGTCGGCGCTCGATCGTATTTCTGATGAAGCACTGATGGGTGAGGGGCGCGTGTATGGGGGTGGATTGTATAAGCTAGAACCGAGGGAATTGGGTAATGCTTTAGTAAAGAAAACTTGTGAACTTTTATAGAATGACTTCCTAAAAAACTCATTATTTAACCGCTAAGAATAGCGGAAGATCACCTTTGCATCACCAGCCAAATTTCTCTTTCGTCCCTTGCACTATATTGTGCAAAAGACTGGTAAGCCAAAATCTTAAGTGCCAAGCAAGAGTTTGTCAGTAATTATTTTTTAACAAAGCATTGCTAAACGCTCATCACAAAGCCAATTAATATCTTCCATTATCACCTTTGGGTTAGACCAATCATTACGAAAACCTGGAGCAAGTTGAGAAGCTTCAGCCACTAAATTAGTCAACTTTATGCCATAAAAAGGCCCATACCCAGGAATAATGATTGAACCTACTAATTCTCCTTTGCGTTCCGCTGGTTTTCCATGTTGAGCAATTACATCAAGAAGAAAATACCTCCTAACTAGAGAACGCCTATTTTCTTGGAGCGAGAGGTTACCATTAACTTCAAAAATTAAATTTCGCTCTAAAGAAGTTTGCAAACATCTATTTATCTCTAAATCAGAGTATCCTGAATGCTGGAGAATCTGCTTGGTATTGTCTCTATCCCCATCTGACCGTGCAATAGCTTGCTCTAATGATAAAGGTACTAAAAAGCCTATCTCCTGTAATTCTCTCCGCAGTCGAACCGCTGCGCTTCTTACTTGGAAAAATGAGGTTGTTGTAGGCTTTGACAATAACTTTTTCAAATCACCGTTGAGGGAAGAAAAATAACCTGCTCCATCTACATATTCAATAAAACGGGCATCTGGTATAAATCCAAGAACATAATTTCGGGAAGTTTCTGTTTGATCTATATTTTTGTGAGAAACACTACCAGAATCACCCGCATAAAACTGACACTGTATAAATATCCTGGGTTTCCAACCTGATGTTTTAAATGGTAATACAAAATCATAGGCGCGAGTTTTCTTAACTTCACCTACCTCTTCTTGCTTTTCATCAGTAGTGTTTAGTAGTTCTTGTTCTGCCTCAAGCTGCTCAGTTTCTTTAATTGCAATTTTTGTTGCTTCAGGCTCAACGACTACATCTGTCATGTTAAAGTCAATGCCTGCTTGAAGTCCCCACTCTGTAAATCTCTCCCTTAACAAGATCTCTGGTTTGTGTCCACCTGAAGCTGAAACTGAGCCTCTAACTTGAAAAATAATAAGAGGAGCAAGTAAATCACGCTCCTTCTGAAACTGCTTCAACATTATATAGCTATGGCCAATGCTCCATAGCTGAGATACGCAAGACTCATCTTTCAAAACGAACTTAACAAACTCCTGTAAAAGTTCTTGTTGCCGATCTCTATTAACTGATAAATCAGCAACATTTTTCATATAAGCTTCTGCTTTCAATACTCTAGGAATCTTCTTATAATAAACTAAACTTTTTCCTTGACTTCTTCTTATAGCTGGTAGCGATTCCCAACCAGCCTCATCTCTTAAATAAATCGGTAATTGACATTTGCTATTATTATCTGACTTTCCAGTTACCAGAAACAAAACTGTAGCGAGTGCTTCAAGATATTTCTTTGCTTCTGGCTCATTTTTATTTTGAATAAGCTTAATAAATGTATTAGCTATGGCAGTAGCTTTACATGAGTCTATGTGATTAAAATTGCTTGTCGCTGCTGCTAATGATTCAAAAATTTCCACTACGCTATCCATTACTCGCTGAAAACGTTCACTATCTTGGATTTCTCCTAAAGATGGAGTAATCCAGATATCAAATTCTTTCAGTTGGGTTTGTAAATCTAGCGCGATTGTAGGTACTTTCATGGCCGAATACATTAAAGGTTGAGACAGGGAAATCGATTGGTCTTTCTGAAAAATAGAAAGATGCTTTTGAGAACTACAAATATAATCCAATGTAGCTTTAGCAAATAGTTTTGATATCGGAGGAGGTACAGCATTACCAACTAGGCGATATCCACTGACGAGATCTAGCTGAGAACCATCATCAGTAAAAATAAAATTGTCTGGAAAACCCTGGAGACGGGCACACTCTCGTAATGAAAATGGTCTATTTTTGAGGGGGTGCAGGAAATAACGCGGATTATAAAAGTTAGTAAGAATAGTGGGTGACGGTTCATTCCAAAACGGTCTTTTAAATAAACCTGAACAGAACATTGCTCCTTTTAAATCATACTTGTTGTCTTTTTGCTTCAAATAACCTTTAGAAATTAGGGACTTTAATTCTAATTCAATATCAGTAATTTGCGAAAGCGTTTCAATTTCTTTAGCGGGTATAGGATTTCCATTAGGTATATTCCCGTACTTTTTATGACGGCGATGCTTTCCTATATTTTCAAGAATAATACGCTCTCTTTCAGTAACTTCTCCAAAAAATTCTGGTATTTCCCAAGTATATACAGATGTAGAAGCGTGCCTAACATTACAAAGCTTTTGTCCTTGCTTTATACTTTTAAATATAAATTTATAGGTTTCCGGCCAGTTATTAACAACTTTATGATCTGGGATTTCACGATCAAGCTCAAGTAAATCTGAAATGACATCTTTAATTGTCAAAACTGGTTTTAAATTATTAGAACTAATTTCGTTAAAATTTAACCCATGTAATAACTTGTATTCTCCATTCCTTGCTTTAATCTCATAAGTAGGAGATGGAAAATGAAATGTATTCTCTGCTTCTTCTGGAACACCAATGAAGAAAGTTCTTCTTCTGTGCTGTGCAACTCCAAACCATACAGCATCTAGAGTACGATATTCGACTCTATACCCAATCTGTTTAAAGTCTTCTATAATACGTTTTAGGTAATTCCCTTTAAAATTTTGATTAATTCCATCTACATTTTCTGCAATAAAAATTGCAGGTCGCAATTTATTAACTGCTTCCCACATCTGAGTATACAGTGTATTTCTTTTGTCATTCTCATTTTTGGGCCCCGCTTTAGAGAAACCTTGACATGGAAAACCACCTAAAACTACATCGCAGTGTCCTAACTGCTTAATATCTTTATGGAAATCGCTAGATGTAACATCTTGCAGGAATACATTTTGATCTACATTTCTTGAGTAACAATCAACCGCAGCAGGATCAATATCGCAAGCATATATTAGCTCAAATCCAAGCTCCTTAAAGCCAATATCTAAGCCTCCACAACCGCTAAATAGACTTACAACACTAAGCATCGCTTGACCAATAATCCTTTAATTATCCTAAATCAATCGTAATCAGTTTAAATTCGTTCAGTTTATTTCGCAATTTAAAGCGATGCAAAGCAGGAAAATTATTGGCAGCGAATATTTGTTCTGTATCTATTATGTAAATAACTGACGTTCAATCTTTAAAAGTTCGCTTTTCCACAGGTTCTACCCAAACGGTACAGAATCCTGAAGTCGCTGGCCTTCCGGTTACTTCCAGAGTTACCCCCAATCGCTTGACATCCTTCTTACATTCTAGACCAGTAAGACTATCCGAATTCCACTTGATCAAATTCCGAGCAAACTTCCCCTCAGCGCTAGTCGCCCACCGCAAAGCCTCCGCCTGCTCCTGAGTCAAATGAACCGCTTCCCCCGGCGCAAACCCTCCTTGCGACCAAAGCATACCCATCCATCCCATCAAAGCACCGACACCCAACGTCGTCAATAGCACACCCGCCGCCGCCACCAAAGAACGTGCAGATGTCGCCACCTTCGTCAATTCTGTCTGACGCACCAGAGAATGAACAGCAGAGGCAATCTGCCCCTCTTGCTTCTCCACCGCCACCCGTTCGTAATTCGCCAGCGTCTTATTAATCCGCCCCATCCAGTGAGTAAACGCTAACTCAAAATCCTCCGGTTTCGGACTTTCTCGAATCAGCACTTCCAATCGCCCCGTAGCCAGTAAAATCAGAAATATCGGGTCAGTTGGCTCAATTTTACCCTTAAAAGCCAACTCCAACACCTTGCGCCGATATTCCTCAGATTGACCCTCCAGAGTAATATCTAAGTAGTCGGATATAAATAATGTTAACTGTCTTAAGTTTTATGAATACCCTCAATCAGCCTGCTGGCAATGATCGCGTAACTTTTACAAAAATTAACACAGTATTGATTACTTTTGTCCGACTACTTACTATCTCACTTTTGAAGAATGTAGCGAAGTCGTAAGTACAAATAAATTGGATTATCAAATTATCCACAAACGAAAAGACGAGTACAAATTTTATGAAAAACTAACTCCCCCACGTGTGATTACGTCTGACGGTGAAATTATTTTAGGTAAGTACAAACGAGAAAATCTCCCAGCCGCAGCTATTGTCGGTCTACCTGTTTCTTCCGGAATTATAGAGGGACGAGCGCGTGTCATCTTAAACATGGAAGACGCCGTACTCGAAGATGGAGATATATTAGTCACCTCCTTTACTGACCCTAGCTGGACACCCTTGTTTGTATCTATTAAAGGTCTGGTCACCGAAGTAGGTGGACTGATGACCCACGGAGCAGTTATTGCACGTGAATATGGCTTACCAGCAGTGGTCGGAGTGGATAATGCTACCAAACTGATCGAAGATGGGCAACGCATTCGTTTGCATGGAACAGAAGGATATGTAGAAATTTTATAACGGGGAAGATGATGTAATCCCATCCACAAATAGAAGCGATCGCATCTGGCGATCTGTTCTTAAATCCCACATTCCGCACCCACAACTATTTTTTGAATCTCTATCTCGTTATTCATTAACATCACCACAGAGTTCTCCACAACTTGAACCACATAAGGCAATTTTCCCATTTATCCTGTGGTGGTAAATTAATTTTTTTTACTATGAATGTTGTTTTCTTTCCTCCCCAACCCGCTTCCCCAGCTTAATGCTATTAATTATCATTAAGTCTCTTTTCTCTGTTTCCAATTTAGTTCATTTTTACTACTAAATCCCCTTTTGATTGATGTGTGACAGTTGCGGGTGCGGAATGTGGGTTATATCTGGGCTTTTTTAAGAAAAGTACTACTGACGGGATAGCGCCCCTTCAGGACTATTCACGTTCAACCCACAGTAAACGCAGAATTCGTAATCGAACTAGCTGACACATCAGATAGAATTGCCAGCAATTCTTGATTGGCGGCAATGCGAACCAAAGTATTTTGTGCATTGATGCCAGTACCTTGTGCGATCGCTAACTGCTCAAACTTCAAACCACCAAATAATCCCAGTCGGTCTTGACCTGCTTGGAAGTCAACGATCGCGTCTACTCCAGTAGCAGCATCCAGAACAAACACATCCTCACCAGCACCACCAATCAAAGTGTCATTACCAAGGTCGCCGACAAGCAAGTCATTTCCTACGTCACCGGAGATCAGGTCATCATCCTTGCCACCGTGGATAACATCGTTGCCTTTGCCACCATACACAGCGTCCCGACCCTGGTTGCCATTTAAGAAATCATCACCTTCGTTGCCATAGAGTTGGTCATTACCGCCAGCACCCATCAGGGTATCATTACCAGCATTACCAAAAATAATGTTGGCTCCCGCATTGCCTTCGATTCTATCTGCTGAGTCAGAACCAACAATAGTTGCACCAACCCTACCTTCAGCCATGCCAAACTTCATAAAGTGTTCAAAGCCACTCTTGAATAAGCCTTGAGTAACGGCTGCTGCTACATCTGAGTTTTGACCCAGATAATAGCTATTGTTGAATAACAAACTAGGATTGCGACTTTCTTTCATTCCGAAGTTAACGAAGTGTTCAAAGCTATTGCGGAATAAGCCTTGTTGAACCGCTTGGGCGACATCCGGGTTATTAGCAGAATAGAAAGTTGGATCGAAGGTTTCGACGACAACACTATAGCGAGGCTGTGGGTCGCGACCTTCCAGCATCCCGAAATGAATCAGGTGTTCCAGCCCATTTTTGAATGAGCTTTGTTTAACTGCTTGTGCAACATCTGGGTTTTCTGCCAGATAAAACATATCAAAACCAGCTAACCGAGAACTGGGGTCGCGATCTTCAGCCATTCCATACTTGATGAAGTGTTCAAAGCCGCCTTTGAAGAAGCCTTGAGTAACTGCTGTTGCTACATCTTGATTTTTGGTCAGGTAGTCAGAAGCAAATACTGCATTGGGAGCGCGTCCTTCAGCAAAACCGAATTTACTAAAGTGTTCAAAGGCTGTACCGAATGCTCCACTTTGTACGGCGGCGGCTACATCAAGATTTCGGCCTAGATAAAAATTGGGGTCGAAAAAGATGCCATTAAACTCAGGTAAGCGGGTGATGGGTGGGAGTGAAGTGTCGCTACCACCATCATTATTAGGTGTAGTAGGTGAAGGATTAACACTGCCATCATTATTAGGTGTAGTAGGTGAAGGATTAACACTGCCATCATTATTAGGTGTAGTAGGTGAGGGATTAACACTACCATCAGCAGGGAGAGGGCTGGGGTTAGAAGAATCACCACCGTCAGTGCCGGGATTAGAGAAATCGATCGCTTTCACTTCTGGACGAACGGTGGGGTCATTCACCTGCACCTTCTCCATCCGAGAAAGAATCGCCTCTTTGGTGTTGTTAGCGAGGAACTCTTCAACCGATACAGTACCCGCAGCCAGTTCCGACAGTCCTACTGCCACTTGACCAACAGACACCGCCTGCAATTTGGTAATGTCGGTAGCGATATCTTTGATTGGACGACCGCTAGCGACGAGATCCCCAACCATTTGGTTGCCTAAAGCCATGATTTGAGCAGCAGCAGCAGCACTAGCAGCCAATTCTGTGGGGTTAATTTGAGGGTCAGACTGTGCTGCTTTAGTAATTGCACCTTGGAGAATCGCTTGGATGGTTTCGGCTTTACCTAAATCTACTGGAGTGTTGCTCTTGGTTTGATTGGCGATCGCACTAATCCCACTAAATGCCAGTTGTGCAACTTCTTTTTCGGAAACCCCATCGAGGAATTTCGCCATCTGGACGATCGTGTTTTGCACCACGATCATCGAGCCAAACACCGATATGCCTTGAGCATCACCTTTGGCGATCGCTTCGAGAGGATCGTAGCTACCCAAATCAACTCCTGAAGGCAAACCTAACGCCGCTTTCACCCCAGCTTCTGCCGTTGCTGGGTCAGTTCCTTGCTGCACCATCTCAGCGATAATCGTCGTTAACGGCGTGACAACCGTTGAATTAAGGGTAGAAGTCAGTGGTGTCGCCATCGGCAAGCCAGTAGCAGCATCCACCCCACCGATGATGTCCATCCCTCCCATCTGGACAAACTGGCCTTCGGTGTAGTCGAGTTCACCATTTTGGTTGGTATCAAACTTCTCAACATCCACGTTCAGGTCGAAGCTGCCATCTGCCAGGGTAATCGTAAAGGGTTCATTCTCATCCAATGCCCCGTTTAAGTTGGCATCGAAGAAGATCTTCCCGTTAGCAATGTAACCGTCGATGACGCGACTGCTGTAGTATTTCCTTACACTTTCTGCGGTAAGCGTTGTGCTTACAACACCTGTAGCTCCGAAAACTCCCAGCCAATTGTTATCCGAACCAGTGGTTTTATTGACAGTAATGCTTTGTAATGCTTTAACTGGGTTGGGTTTGAAGCCAAACCCGAATATAGCAACATCGTTGATATCAGTAAATGCTGTTCCCTTTGTATTGACGTTGTAATCCATTCCGTCAATCAGATAGTAACGGTCAAATGATTCATTGGGAATTTCCTCAAGCCAGTCGGGAACAGTGGCAGTTTTTCTTTCCGTGATGCCATCGGTATATTTAAATGTCACCTCCATCTCTGCATTGCCTCTTGTACTAGTAGCAAACAGGTGAATTGCTGAATATTGCTTAGATGTGAGGTTGAAGGTAAAGGATGTGTTGTTAGTGGTGAGGACTTTGGCGTTGTTGTCAAAGTTATCATTTTTGTAGCCTAGCTGAACGTCTGGATGGTAGGCATTAGCTGAGAAAAAGCCGTTGTCGGGCAAACCATTGGGATTCCAAGAAGCTTTAAACTGTGCAAAAGACTGAGTGACAAGGGTTTCATTCAAGGTACTCAGTCCCGTTTGTGACGAGTCTACGTTGAAGAAGCCTTTGTTGATAATCACATCACGATCGAAGACTGAACTCAGGTCGAAATTGTCAACTTGAGGAGCGGACTTAAACTCAAAATTCTCAACTCCGATCGCAATTTTTACATCACCATTGGGTGCAAGAATTCGCCATCCGGTCGCTGTCTCGGTAAAGTTATAGAGGTCTTTTGTACCGGACAAAACCAAGGTATCGGTACCTTCTCTTCCGTTAATGGTATCGCTTCCCTCTTCCATCTCGAAGTAATCATCGCCAGCGCCGCCGAAGAGAGAGTCATTCCCAGCACCACCATTCAGAGTGTCATTGCTGTCATCCCCATAGAGAAGGTCATTGCCGTCTCCACCTTGGATACTGTCATTACCCTGTTGACCGTAGAGAGTGTCGTTGCCAGTTCCGCCTTCTAGGGTATCATTGCCCTCCCATCCGTGCAGTTCGTCATTGCCTTCTTCACCCCTGAGAAGATCGTTGCCACTCTCACCGTAGAGGCTATCATTCCCAGATTGACCAGACAGAGTATTATTTCCAGTATTACCAACCAGTACATCGTTACTACCTGAGCCAATGACATTTTCAATCGAGGTTAACCGATCTGTATTGCCAGAAAATCGGGCATTGCCATTGATTAAATTGACATCAACAGGATTACTAGAAAATCTGTAATCAGCAGTATCAGTTCCGTCACCTCCATCAAGGACGTTGCTGCCATTTCCACCAGAGAGAGTATCGTTATCTCCTTCACCGTAGAGAGAGTCGTTACCATCTCCACCATCTAAAACATCGTTACCAGTCCCACTAACGAGAGAGTCGTTTCCAGCTTCTCCTCTCAGGATGTCATCACCCGTACTACCAAAGAGGCTATCTTCACCGTCACCACCATTGAGGTTATCATTACCCCAATAACCTTCAAGGTAATCATTGCCACCTCGACCAAAGAGAACATCATTACCGTCTTCGCCGTTCAGAGAATCGTTGCCATCACCACCATCGAGGTTATCATTAC
This window contains:
- a CDS encoding DUF6753 family protein, which codes for MSDYLDITLEGQSEEYRRKVLELAFKGKIEPTDPIFLILLATGRLEVLIRESPKPEDFELAFTHWMGRINKTLANYERVAVEKQEGQIASAVHSLVRQTELTKVATSARSLVAAAGVLLTTLGVGALMGWMGMLWSQGGFAPGEAVHLTQEQAEALRWATSAEGKFARNLIKWNSDSLTGLECKKDVKRLGVTLEVTGRPATSGFCTVWVEPVEKRTFKD
- a CDS encoding XamI family restriction endonuclease; this encodes MSVNADKPHLWKSDIAQSVDFYNNWFMQFAPQAYRDTRLVTTQQVESALQQTANLTNITPGILQQYPSVLPILRMATAPPIARDRLIGLAGVSSNLVKNMEEKQRIPPKTERAILDTELRKISQIIARLADKDIFSWLDTGRQPTDTEIHRAATIVADRLCGAISDPIIRNAQERRQLAMIRQWLEERGYSYIGGGTRLSFERMQPGTFSFRLNIPIVLQGGTKQINIPIDVVIKPLQSSSDELPLLIEAKSAGDYTNPNKRRKEEAVKMAQLRNNYGENIRFILFLCGYFDSGYLGYEAAEGIDWVWEHRIEDLAVFGI
- a CDS encoding Eco57I restriction-modification methylase domain-containing protein, encoding MNLTTTESIRTLRQLQLDSAKTQTERNKLGQFATPTALAADILKYAKTLLPTDQKIRFLDPALGTGAFYSALLQQFSLSQIVEAIAYEIDPHYGDEAIELWRDTPLQLNIADFTKAVPPNSDNTKANLLICNPPYVRHHHLSRVEKLRLQRVTEQTAGIKLSQLASLYCHFLCISDAWMATDGLAGWLIPTGLMDVNYGQPIKDYLLNRVTLLRIHCFDPVDVQFEDALVSSAVVWFKKALPPANHAVEFTYGGSLTEPKMSVMMSLESLRGTAKWTKFGLVSGRVSSQEQPLKLKDLFTIKRGLATGANDFFVLTPEQISAYQLPSEFLQPVLPSPRLLSVDEIEADGLGNPILVHQLFLLSCDLPPDVVKAKYPSLWEYLQMGVGQGICDRYLCKHRSPWYAQEKRPPSPFLCTYMGRQDTGRGRPFRFILNHSRATATNVYLMLYPKPALAKVLLEKPKLLKEVWSALDRISDEALMGEGRVYGGGLYKLEPRELGNALVKKTCELL
- a CDS encoding DNA cytosine methyltransferase translates to MLSVVSLFSGCGGLDIGFKELGFELIYACDIDPAAVDCYSRNVDQNVFLQDVTSSDFHKDIKQLGHCDVVLGGFPCQGFSKAGPKNENDKRNTLYTQMWEAVNKLRPAIFIAENVDGINQNFKGNYLKRIIEDFKQIGYRVEYRTLDAVWFGVAQHRRRTFFIGVPEEAENTFHFPSPTYEIKARNGEYKLLHGLNFNEISSNNLKPVLTIKDVISDLLELDREIPDHKVVNNWPETYKFIFKSIKQGQKLCNVRHASTSVYTWEIPEFFGEVTERERIILENIGKHRRHKKYGNIPNGNPIPAKEIETLSQITDIELELKSLISKGYLKQKDNKYDLKGAMFCSGLFKRPFWNEPSPTILTNFYNPRYFLHPLKNRPFSLRECARLQGFPDNFIFTDDGSQLDLVSGYRLVGNAVPPPISKLFAKATLDYICSSQKHLSIFQKDQSISLSQPLMYSAMKVPTIALDLQTQLKEFDIWITPSLGEIQDSERFQRVMDSVVEIFESLAAATSNFNHIDSCKATAIANTFIKLIQNKNEPEAKKYLEALATVLFLVTGKSDNNSKCQLPIYLRDEAGWESLPAIRRSQGKSLVYYKKIPRVLKAEAYMKNVADLSVNRDRQQELLQEFVKFVLKDESCVSQLWSIGHSYIMLKQFQKERDLLAPLIIFQVRGSVSASGGHKPEILLRERFTEWGLQAGIDFNMTDVVVEPEATKIAIKETEQLEAEQELLNTTDEKQEEVGEVKKTRAYDFVLPFKTSGWKPRIFIQCQFYAGDSGSVSHKNIDQTETSRNYVLGFIPDARFIEYVDGAGYFSSLNGDLKKLLSKPTTTSFFQVRSAAVRLRRELQEIGFLVPLSLEQAIARSDGDRDNTKQILQHSGYSDLEINRCLQTSLERNLIFEVNGNLSLQENRRSLVRRYFLLDVIAQHGKPAERKGELVGSIIIPGYGPFYGIKLTNLVAEASQLAPGFRNDWSNPKVIMEDINWLCDERLAMLC
- a CDS encoding XisI protein; translated protein: MEIEKYKELIKSIIEKHSQCDSDDCEVETQIAFDVDRDRYLMFHVGWRGERRVFGCVIHIEIREGKIWIQRDGTEVGIANELIEAGVPKSDIVLGYRSPYMRKFTELAVG